A window from Solanum stenotomum isolate F172 chromosome 7, ASM1918654v1, whole genome shotgun sequence encodes these proteins:
- the LOC125870646 gene encoding cytochrome b-c1 complex subunit 6 isoform X2 has translation MSDEEVVDPKATMEVSCKPKCVRQLKDYQACTRRIEGDESGSKHCTGQYFDYWQCIDKCVAPKLFEKLK, from the exons AT GTCGGACGAGGAAGTTGTTGACCCAAAGGCGACAATGGAAGTATCTTGCAAGCCTAAGTGTGTAAGGCAACTAAAGGACTATCAG GCATGTACTAGAAGGATAGAAGGTGATGAATCAGGGAGCAAGCATTGCACTGGACAGTATTTTGATTATTGGCAATGCATTGACAAATGT GTTGCCCCAAAGCTATTTGAAAAACTCAAGTAG
- the LOC125870646 gene encoding cytochrome b-c1 complex subunit 6 isoform X1, with protein MSDEEVVDPKATMEVSCKPKCVRQLKDYQACTRRIEGDESGSKHCTGQYFDYWQCIDKCVAPKLFEKLK; from the exons GTCGGACGAGGAAGTTGTTGACCCAAAGGCGACAATGGAAGTATCTTGCAAGCCTAAGTGTGTAAGGCAACTAAAGGACTATCAG GCATGTACTAGAAGGATAGAAGGTGATGAATCAGGGAGCAAGCATTGCACTGGACAGTATTTTGATTATTGGCAATGCATTGACAAATGT GTTGCCCCAAAGCTATTTGAAAAACTCAAGTAG
- the LOC125871483 gene encoding glutathione S-transferase APIC-like isoform X4 yields the protein MAIKVHGIPLSTATMRVVSCLIEKDLDFEFVFVDMANEEHKKHPFLSLNPFAQVPAFEDGDLKLFESRAITQYIAHTYASNGIQLILQDPKKMAIMSIWMEVEGQKFEPLASKLTWELVIKPMIGMGSTNDAIVKESEEQLSKVLDIYETRLTDSKYLGGDSFTLVDLHHIPNIYHLMNTKAKALFDSRPRVSAWCADILARPAWVKGLEKLQK from the exons ATGGCAATCAAAGTCCATGGTATCCCCTTGTCAACTGCAACCATGAGAGTTGTTTCTTGCCTTATTGAGAAGGATTTGGATTTTGAGTTTGTCTTTGTTGATATGGCCAATGAAGAACACAAGAAGCACCCTTTCCTTTCACTCAAT CCTTTTGCTCAAGTACCAGCATTTGAAGATGGGGACTTAAAGCTCTTTG AATCAAGGGCAATCACTCAATACATTGCTCATACTTATGCTAGCAATGGCATTCAACTAATACTCCAAGATCCAAAGAAAATGGCCATTATGTCAATATGGATGGAAGTAGAAGGCCAAAAATTTGAACCACTTGCTTCAAAACTAACATGGGAGCTAGTCATAAAACCAATGATTGGCATGGGCAGTACAAATGATGCTATTGTGAAGGAAAGTGAAGAGCAATTGTCTAAGGTTCTTGACATCTACGAAACTCGATTGACAGATTCAAAATActtaggtggcgactcctttaCACTTGTTGATTTGCACCATATACCAAATATATACCATTTGATGAATACAAAAGCTAAGGCACTGTTTGATTCGCGCCCTCGTGTGAGTGCATGGTGTGCTGATATATTGGCTAGACCAGCTTGGGTGAAGGGCTTGGAGAAGctgcaaaaatga
- the LOC125871483 gene encoding glutathione S-transferase APIC-like isoform X5 — MRVVSCLIEKDLDFEFVFVDMANEEHKKHPFLSLNPFAQVPAFEDGDLKLFESRAITQYIAHTYASNGIQLILQDPKKMAIMSIWMEVEGQKFEPLASKLTWELVIKPMIGMGSTNDAIVKESEEQLSKVLDIYETRLTDSKYLGGDSFTLVDLHHIPNIYHLMNTKAKALFDSRPRVSAWCADILARPAWVKGLEKLQK, encoded by the exons ATGAGAGTTGTTTCTTGCCTTATTGAGAAGGATTTGGATTTTGAGTTTGTCTTTGTTGATATGGCCAATGAAGAACACAAGAAGCACCCTTTCCTTTCACTCAAT CCTTTTGCTCAAGTACCAGCATTTGAAGATGGGGACTTAAAGCTCTTTG AATCAAGGGCAATCACTCAATACATTGCTCATACTTATGCTAGCAATGGCATTCAACTAATACTCCAAGATCCAAAGAAAATGGCCATTATGTCAATATGGATGGAAGTAGAAGGCCAAAAATTTGAACCACTTGCTTCAAAACTAACATGGGAGCTAGTCATAAAACCAATGATTGGCATGGGCAGTACAAATGATGCTATTGTGAAGGAAAGTGAAGAGCAATTGTCTAAGGTTCTTGACATCTACGAAACTCGATTGACAGATTCAAAATActtaggtggcgactcctttaCACTTGTTGATTTGCACCATATACCAAATATATACCATTTGATGAATACAAAAGCTAAGGCACTGTTTGATTCGCGCCCTCGTGTGAGTGCATGGTGTGCTGATATATTGGCTAGACCAGCTTGGGTGAAGGGCTTGGAGAAGctgcaaaaatga
- the LOC125871483 gene encoding uncharacterized protein LOC125871483 isoform X3, protein MEEKGSAATRVYLQEKQDSDQSFSEEEDMDDDKWMTNDNCLSGSLENKGGLGVLSQLELLTDVKRLHHSTDTVNSDQLRRTGLCEEDDVEVPLFKSQDGSFINKNDHWMALSCSLDDEFCHVTRMVSTCNSEEEILSDDEMRPSTDGNFKRDGKSTMPKVSADCKSGAFFNKDAGCLSLYGASSKLNRSSKGSSGKSKPKFLFQSRPQKKDYALVVHDNCETCTPLSVLPLNAELDMQRKNIESLDDLLESYGGNEVQQFEENLVSSEVAVVHDPNEHSMAEVLDHFQHTSSSRGNPKTLQTKRQGSRFLRKRNLLLLGDRNMSNGDQPEELDSDPSSDEDEVPQILKSAIPQRTMADQFHLALGAVSTNERLSIARPKQFGLSGRLQHVMQCEKDRDTYFLEKSQTHAASSGEESFIDVRILSSSLEAKLTVCFCALHGDEEGSECLSNPRERKGTGRRKFTIIFSSRICKDVELEIGNVIRIHQPWKEVHVNAKDEAIILCAYFSQI, encoded by the exons ATGGAAGAGAAAGGCTCAGCTGCCACTAGAGTTTATCTTCAG GAAAAGCAAGATTCGGACCAGAGTTTTTCCG AAGAGGAAGATATGGACGATGACAAATGGATGACAAATGACAATTGTCTTAGTGGGTCCTTAGAAAACAAG GGAGGTTTAGGAGTCCTTTCCCAGCTTGAACTGCTCACAG ATGTCAAAAGACTTCATCATTCAACCGATACAGTGAACTCTGATCAGCTG AGGCGGACAGGTTTATGCGAAGAAGATGACGTTGAAGTTCCTTTGTTTAAGAGTCAGGATGGTAGCTTCATCAACAAAAATGATCATTGGATGGCGTTGTCCTGCTCCTTAGATGACGAATTTTGTCACGTCACTAGAATGGTATCCACTTGTAATTCAGAAGAGGAAATTTTGTCTGATGATGAG ATGAGGCCTTCTACTGATGGAAATTTTAAAAGAGATGGTAAAAGTACAATGCCTAAAGTAAGTGCAGATTGCAAATCAGGAGCTTTCTTCAATAAAGATGCTGGGTGTTTATCGCTATATGGGGCCTCATCAAAATTGAACAGATCATCTAAAg GAAGCTCGGGCAAATCTAAGCCCAAATTTTTGTTCCAATCCCGGCCACAGAAGAAAGATTATGCTTTGGTTGTCCATGATAATTGTGAAACTTGCACGCCCTTATCTGTGCTTCCCCTAAATGCAGAATTAGACAtgcaaagaaaaaatatagagtCACTGGATGACTTATTGGAGAGTTATGGTGGAAATGAAGTACAACAGTTCGAGGAGAATTTGGTCTCATCTGAAGTAGCAGTTGTACATGATCCAAATGAGCATTCCATGGCTGAGGTTCTGGATCACTTTCAGCATACAAGTTCCTCACGAGGCAATCCTAAAACG CTGCAAACAAAAAGACAAGGATCACGGTTCTTACGGAAGAGAAACTTATTGCTGCTTGGTGACAGAAACATGAGCAATGGCGACCAACCTGAGGAACTAGATAGTGATCCATCTAGTGATGAGGAT gAAGTTCCCCAGATTCTGAAGTCTGCTATACCTCAGAGGACCATGGCTGACCAATTTCATCTAGCGTTAGGAGCTGTATCCACAAATGAGAGGCTATCTATTGCAAGGCCTAAGCAATTCGG GTTATCTGGAAGGTTGCAGCACGTGATGCAATGTGAAAAGGACAGAGATACATATTTCTTGGAGAAGTCACAAACACATGCTGCTTCAAGTG GTGAAGAAAGCTTCATTGATGTGAGAATTTTGTCAAGTTCTTTGGAGGCCAAGCTGACTGTTTGTTTTTGTGCTTTACATGGAGATGAAGAG GGTTCTGAGTGCCTGAGCAATCCTCGAGAAAGGAAGGGTACTGGTAGAAGGAAGTTTACTATCATTTTTAGCTCGAGAATTTGTAAAGACGTCGAACTTGAAATAGGGAATGTTATCCGCATACATCAACCTTG GAAGGAGGTACATGTGAACGCGAAAGACGAGGCCATCATTTTGTGTGCATATTTCTCTCAGATTTAG
- the LOC125871483 gene encoding uncharacterized protein LOC125871483 isoform X2: protein MEEKGSAATRVYLQEKQDSDQSFSEEEDMDDDKWMTNDNCLSGSLENKGGLGVLSQLELLTDVKRLHHSTDTVNSDQLQRRTGLCEEDDVEVPLFKSQDGSFINKNDHWMALSCSLDDEFCHVTRMVSTCNSEEEILSDDEMRPSTDGNFKRDGKSTMPKVSADCKSGAFFNKDAGCLSLYGASSKLNRSSKGSSGKSKPKFLFQSRPQKKDYALVVHDNCETCTPLSVLPLNAELDMQRKNIESLDDLLESYGGNEVQQFEENLVSSEVAVVHDPNEHSMAEVLDHFQHTSSSRGNPKTLQTKRQGSRFLRKRNLLLLGDRNMSNGDQPEELDSDPSSDEDEVPQILKSAIPQRTMADQFHLALGAVSTNERLSIARPKQFGLSGRLQHVMQCEKDRDTYFLEKSQTHAASSGEESFIDVRILSSSLEAKLTVCFCALHGDEEGSECLSNPRERKGTGRRKFTIIFSSRICKDVELEIGNVIRIHQPWKEVHVNAKDEAIILCAYFSQI from the exons ATGGAAGAGAAAGGCTCAGCTGCCACTAGAGTTTATCTTCAG GAAAAGCAAGATTCGGACCAGAGTTTTTCCG AAGAGGAAGATATGGACGATGACAAATGGATGACAAATGACAATTGTCTTAGTGGGTCCTTAGAAAACAAG GGAGGTTTAGGAGTCCTTTCCCAGCTTGAACTGCTCACAG ATGTCAAAAGACTTCATCATTCAACCGATACAGTGAACTCTGATCAGCTG CAGAGGCGGACAGGTTTATGCGAAGAAGATGACGTTGAAGTTCCTTTGTTTAAGAGTCAGGATGGTAGCTTCATCAACAAAAATGATCATTGGATGGCGTTGTCCTGCTCCTTAGATGACGAATTTTGTCACGTCACTAGAATGGTATCCACTTGTAATTCAGAAGAGGAAATTTTGTCTGATGATGAG ATGAGGCCTTCTACTGATGGAAATTTTAAAAGAGATGGTAAAAGTACAATGCCTAAAGTAAGTGCAGATTGCAAATCAGGAGCTTTCTTCAATAAAGATGCTGGGTGTTTATCGCTATATGGGGCCTCATCAAAATTGAACAGATCATCTAAAg GAAGCTCGGGCAAATCTAAGCCCAAATTTTTGTTCCAATCCCGGCCACAGAAGAAAGATTATGCTTTGGTTGTCCATGATAATTGTGAAACTTGCACGCCCTTATCTGTGCTTCCCCTAAATGCAGAATTAGACAtgcaaagaaaaaatatagagtCACTGGATGACTTATTGGAGAGTTATGGTGGAAATGAAGTACAACAGTTCGAGGAGAATTTGGTCTCATCTGAAGTAGCAGTTGTACATGATCCAAATGAGCATTCCATGGCTGAGGTTCTGGATCACTTTCAGCATACAAGTTCCTCACGAGGCAATCCTAAAACG CTGCAAACAAAAAGACAAGGATCACGGTTCTTACGGAAGAGAAACTTATTGCTGCTTGGTGACAGAAACATGAGCAATGGCGACCAACCTGAGGAACTAGATAGTGATCCATCTAGTGATGAGGAT gAAGTTCCCCAGATTCTGAAGTCTGCTATACCTCAGAGGACCATGGCTGACCAATTTCATCTAGCGTTAGGAGCTGTATCCACAAATGAGAGGCTATCTATTGCAAGGCCTAAGCAATTCGG GTTATCTGGAAGGTTGCAGCACGTGATGCAATGTGAAAAGGACAGAGATACATATTTCTTGGAGAAGTCACAAACACATGCTGCTTCAAGTG GTGAAGAAAGCTTCATTGATGTGAGAATTTTGTCAAGTTCTTTGGAGGCCAAGCTGACTGTTTGTTTTTGTGCTTTACATGGAGATGAAGAG GGTTCTGAGTGCCTGAGCAATCCTCGAGAAAGGAAGGGTACTGGTAGAAGGAAGTTTACTATCATTTTTAGCTCGAGAATTTGTAAAGACGTCGAACTTGAAATAGGGAATGTTATCCGCATACATCAACCTTG GAAGGAGGTACATGTGAACGCGAAAGACGAGGCCATCATTTTGTGTGCATATTTCTCTCAGATTTAG
- the LOC125871483 gene encoding uncharacterized protein LOC125871483 isoform X1, translated as MEEKGSAATRVYLQEKQDSDQSFSEEEDMDDDKWMTNDNCLSGSLENKGGLGVLSQLELLTDVKRLHHSTDTVNSDQLVLQRRTGLCEEDDVEVPLFKSQDGSFINKNDHWMALSCSLDDEFCHVTRMVSTCNSEEEILSDDEMRPSTDGNFKRDGKSTMPKVSADCKSGAFFNKDAGCLSLYGASSKLNRSSKGSSGKSKPKFLFQSRPQKKDYALVVHDNCETCTPLSVLPLNAELDMQRKNIESLDDLLESYGGNEVQQFEENLVSSEVAVVHDPNEHSMAEVLDHFQHTSSSRGNPKTLQTKRQGSRFLRKRNLLLLGDRNMSNGDQPEELDSDPSSDEDEVPQILKSAIPQRTMADQFHLALGAVSTNERLSIARPKQFGLSGRLQHVMQCEKDRDTYFLEKSQTHAASSGEESFIDVRILSSSLEAKLTVCFCALHGDEEGSECLSNPRERKGTGRRKFTIIFSSRICKDVELEIGNVIRIHQPWKEVHVNAKDEAIILCAYFSQI; from the exons ATGGAAGAGAAAGGCTCAGCTGCCACTAGAGTTTATCTTCAG GAAAAGCAAGATTCGGACCAGAGTTTTTCCG AAGAGGAAGATATGGACGATGACAAATGGATGACAAATGACAATTGTCTTAGTGGGTCCTTAGAAAACAAG GGAGGTTTAGGAGTCCTTTCCCAGCTTGAACTGCTCACAG ATGTCAAAAGACTTCATCATTCAACCGATACAGTGAACTCTGATCAGCTGGTACTG CAGAGGCGGACAGGTTTATGCGAAGAAGATGACGTTGAAGTTCCTTTGTTTAAGAGTCAGGATGGTAGCTTCATCAACAAAAATGATCATTGGATGGCGTTGTCCTGCTCCTTAGATGACGAATTTTGTCACGTCACTAGAATGGTATCCACTTGTAATTCAGAAGAGGAAATTTTGTCTGATGATGAG ATGAGGCCTTCTACTGATGGAAATTTTAAAAGAGATGGTAAAAGTACAATGCCTAAAGTAAGTGCAGATTGCAAATCAGGAGCTTTCTTCAATAAAGATGCTGGGTGTTTATCGCTATATGGGGCCTCATCAAAATTGAACAGATCATCTAAAg GAAGCTCGGGCAAATCTAAGCCCAAATTTTTGTTCCAATCCCGGCCACAGAAGAAAGATTATGCTTTGGTTGTCCATGATAATTGTGAAACTTGCACGCCCTTATCTGTGCTTCCCCTAAATGCAGAATTAGACAtgcaaagaaaaaatatagagtCACTGGATGACTTATTGGAGAGTTATGGTGGAAATGAAGTACAACAGTTCGAGGAGAATTTGGTCTCATCTGAAGTAGCAGTTGTACATGATCCAAATGAGCATTCCATGGCTGAGGTTCTGGATCACTTTCAGCATACAAGTTCCTCACGAGGCAATCCTAAAACG CTGCAAACAAAAAGACAAGGATCACGGTTCTTACGGAAGAGAAACTTATTGCTGCTTGGTGACAGAAACATGAGCAATGGCGACCAACCTGAGGAACTAGATAGTGATCCATCTAGTGATGAGGAT gAAGTTCCCCAGATTCTGAAGTCTGCTATACCTCAGAGGACCATGGCTGACCAATTTCATCTAGCGTTAGGAGCTGTATCCACAAATGAGAGGCTATCTATTGCAAGGCCTAAGCAATTCGG GTTATCTGGAAGGTTGCAGCACGTGATGCAATGTGAAAAGGACAGAGATACATATTTCTTGGAGAAGTCACAAACACATGCTGCTTCAAGTG GTGAAGAAAGCTTCATTGATGTGAGAATTTTGTCAAGTTCTTTGGAGGCCAAGCTGACTGTTTGTTTTTGTGCTTTACATGGAGATGAAGAG GGTTCTGAGTGCCTGAGCAATCCTCGAGAAAGGAAGGGTACTGGTAGAAGGAAGTTTACTATCATTTTTAGCTCGAGAATTTGTAAAGACGTCGAACTTGAAATAGGGAATGTTATCCGCATACATCAACCTTG GAAGGAGGTACATGTGAACGCGAAAGACGAGGCCATCATTTTGTGTGCATATTTCTCTCAGATTTAG
- the LOC125870806 gene encoding wee1-like protein kinase, giving the protein MERKAPNRTRRKQRSNQKSKKRMNKGSLSRHFTVGIAKPPLPNQQQLHSSFSNVTLPNPSRFQKLLDSDDLPPAQSQFSSVLSLNLDADADVADVAEKDFILSQDFFCTPDYLTPDAPAICNGLDGDKEDYPCPKSPEKLQSVSRKRPRLASVRPFSSDLSGQQQPVDIPTDTFGTDETKSEKISESEKGPSYVSQSAIALRYRVMPPPCIRNPYLGDASEIDADPFGNRRSKYPGFNPAISGNDGLSRYWTDFHEIEQIGSGNFSCVFKVFKRIDGCMYAVKHSTKQLHQDTDRRKALMEVQALAALGPHENVVGYYSSWFENEHVYIQMELCDHSLSNKKYSELFSEVEVLEAMYQVAKALQFIHQKGVAHLDVKPDNIYVKNGVYKLGDFGCATLLDKSQPIEEGDARYMPQEILNENYDHLDKVDIFSLGAAIYELIRGSSLPESGPHFLNLREGKLPLLPGHSLQFQNLLKAMMDPDPTRRPSAKSLVDNPIFERWQRNASK; this is encoded by the exons ATGGAGAGGAAAGCTCCAAATAGAACAAGGAGGAAGCAGAGAAGCAACCAAAAAAGCAAGAAGAGGATGAACAAGGGTTCACTTTCTAGGCATTTCACTGTTGGGATTGCCAAACCTCCGCTTCCTAATCAACAACAGCTTCATTCCTCATTTTCTAATGTTACTTTACCGAATCCTTCTCGATTCCAGAAACTTCTGGATTCTGATGACCTTCCGCCAGCTCAATCTCAGTTCTCTTCAGTTTTGTCGTTGAATCTCGATGCTGATGCTGATGTTGCCGATGTTGCTGAAAAGGATTTCATTCTCAGTCAAGATTTCTTCTG TACTCCGGATTACCTAACGCCAGATGCACCTGCAATTTGTAATGGGCTTGATGGTGATAAG GAAGATTATCCTTGTCCCAAATCACCCGAGAAGCTTCAAAGTGTATCAAGAAAGAGGCCGCGACTAG CGTCGGTAAGGCCTTTTAGTTCCGATTTATCTGGACAGCAGCAGCCAGTAGATATTCCTACAGATACTTTTGGGACAGACGAAACGAAATCAGAAAAGATAAGTGAGTCAGAAAAGGGTCCCAGTTATGTGTCACAATCTGCTATTGCTTTAAGATATCGAGTCATGCCTCCTCCATGCATTAGAAACCCGTATCTCGGGGATGCTTCCGAGATAGATGCTGATCCTTTTGGGAACAGGAGATCCAAGTACCCAG GTTTTAACCCTGCAATTTCTGGTAATGATGGTCTGTCACGGTATTGGACTGATTTCCATGAGATTGAG CAAATTGGTAGTGGGAACTTCAGCTGTGTTTTCAAAGTCTTTAAGAGAATCGATGGATGTATGTATGCAGTGAAACATAGCACTAAACAGTTACATCAAGACACAGATAG GAGAAAGGCTTTGATGGAAGTGCAAGCATTGGCTGCTTTAG GACCTCATGAGAACGTAGTTGGCTATTATTCATCTTGGTTTGAAAATGAACACGTTTACATCCAAATGGAGCTCTGTGACCACAGCTtatccaacaaaaaatattCTGAACTATTTTCGGAGGTAGAAGTTTTGGAAGCAATGTATCAG GTAGCCAAGGCATTGCAGTTTATACATCAGAAAGGGGTAGCTCATTTAGATGTAAAGCCAGATaatatttatgttaaaaatggtGTATATAAGCTTGGTGATTTTGGATGTGCAACTCTTCTTGATAAGAGCCAGCCTATTGAAGAGGGCGATGCACGTTATATGCCCCAAGAAATACTTAATGAGAACTATGATCATCTTGACAAAGTTGACATATTCTCCTTGGGCGCTGCAATATATGAACTTATTAGAGGGTCTTCACTGCCAGAATCAGGCCCTCATTTTCTAAACCTTAGGGAGGGGAAATTGCCTCTTCTTCCGGGTCACTCCTTGCAATTTCAGAATCTACTCAAG GCAATGATGGACCCAGATCCAACACGCCGTCCTTCTGCAAAAAGCCTTGTGGATAATCCAATCTTTGAAAGATGGCAAAGAAATGCTAGCAAGTAG